The following proteins are co-located in the Armatimonadota bacterium genome:
- the recF gene encoding DNA replication/repair protein RecF: protein MQVTRLRLTNFRNYASLDFAPSPGANLLIGGNAQGKTNILEALSILSTSRSPRAGRDAELMRFGEDTMHIATEVHCENANDLTLDVILTPPEQPAPPASFVKTVRINTVKHPRAVDLLGQLQTVGFWPDDVEVVRGEPSGRRRFTNTALCQLSPQYCFHLAQYRRVLEQRNRLLKIIRQRGGHDSGNSLSAWDEQLVSYGARVIDRRIRFVADLNERARDVHGSLTDGTERLCVEYRPNVPLDGGTVEGIQANFQERLIAVRSDEYVRGITLAGPHRDDLTFTLGEADARTYGSLGQQRSVALSLRVAELRLMEEEAGEPCVVLMDEILAELDDDRARRLVDLAMAGRQSFITSTHTRRFPHAFLQDAAVWTVEDATVEACG from the coding sequence ATGCAGGTCACTCGGCTGAGGCTCACCAATTTCCGCAACTACGCCTCCCTGGATTTCGCCCCGTCCCCCGGCGCAAACCTCCTTATCGGCGGCAACGCGCAGGGCAAGACGAACATCCTGGAAGCGCTTTCCATCCTGTCAACCAGCAGGAGCCCGCGCGCCGGCCGGGACGCCGAACTCATGCGTTTCGGCGAAGATACGATGCACATCGCTACGGAGGTCCACTGCGAAAATGCGAACGACCTCACTCTGGATGTCATCCTGACTCCGCCGGAGCAGCCGGCGCCGCCCGCGTCATTCGTGAAGACGGTCCGCATCAACACGGTCAAGCACCCGCGCGCGGTCGACCTTCTGGGTCAGCTTCAGACCGTCGGGTTCTGGCCGGACGACGTGGAGGTGGTCCGCGGCGAACCGTCGGGACGGCGGCGCTTCACCAACACGGCGCTTTGCCAGTTGAGCCCGCAGTACTGCTTCCATCTGGCGCAGTATCGCCGTGTTCTGGAACAGCGTAATCGATTGCTGAAGATCATTCGCCAGCGGGGCGGACACGATAGCGGCAACTCGCTGTCCGCGTGGGACGAACAGCTCGTCTCCTACGGCGCCCGGGTCATCGACCGCCGCATCCGTTTCGTGGCCGATCTTAACGAACGCGCGCGCGACGTCCACGGCAGCCTCACGGACGGCACCGAACGCCTGTGTGTTGAATACCGGCCGAACGTTCCGCTGGACGGTGGCACGGTGGAGGGAATCCAGGCCAATTTCCAGGAGCGGCTGATAGCCGTCCGGAGTGACGAGTACGTCCGTGGCATCACGCTGGCCGGCCCGCACCGGGACGACCTCACGTTCACGCTTGGCGAGGCGGATGCCCGAACCTACGGCAGTCTCGGCCAGCAGCGCAGCGTCGCCTTAAGCCTGCGCGTGGCGGAACTGCGCCTGATGGAGGAAGAGGCCGGCGAACCCTGCGTGGTGCTGATGGACGAGATCCTCGCCGAACTCGATGACGACCGCGCGCGGCGCCTTGTGGACCTTGCGATGGCCGGCCGCCAGTCGTTCATCACCAGCACCCACACCCGCCGCTTCCCGCACGCGTTCCTGCAGGATGCCGCCGTCTGGACGGTCGAGGACGCCACAGTTGAGGCGTGTGGATAG
- a CDS encoding homoserine dehydrogenase codes for MKSAINIGFLGMGTVGTGAYRTLADNRPAIEARVGATLNVKKIAVAHPDLPRAVAIDRGVLTGDPYEVINDPDIDIVVELIGGVEPVKTYIRQAFAKGKHVVSANKELLAKHGVEVLTEASERHLDFYFEGAVAGGIPIIRPLISSLSGNRIDRIEGIVNGTTNYILTRMALEKREFAKVLADAQKLGYAEADPTSDVDGWDAAYKMCILAAIAMQADVDVEAVHPEGISRITERDFDYAGELGYSIKLLALAKRSNDRLEIRVSPTLLPESHPLAHVDDVFNAILVNGSSVGNVMFYGRGAGSMPTGSSVVGDIVEVARNICAGSSASAPKLCFAPTAVVPVAETVSRYYLRLQVGDRPRCLSNIAGALGDHDVSIGRVSQHEMADGLAELVLITHPCPDADLRRSLWAIEAADPDNAVKSVIRVEG; via the coding sequence ATGAAATCAGCGATCAACATCGGCTTTCTCGGAATGGGCACGGTGGGCACCGGGGCCTACCGCACATTGGCGGACAACCGGCCGGCCATCGAAGCGCGAGTTGGCGCGACCCTCAACGTTAAGAAGATCGCCGTCGCGCATCCGGACCTCCCGCGCGCCGTCGCCATCGACCGCGGCGTGCTCACCGGCGACCCTTACGAAGTCATCAACGATCCCGATATCGACATCGTCGTCGAACTCATCGGCGGCGTTGAGCCGGTCAAGACCTACATCCGGCAGGCCTTCGCCAAGGGCAAGCACGTCGTCTCCGCAAACAAGGAACTCCTCGCGAAGCACGGAGTGGAGGTCCTTACGGAAGCGTCCGAGCGGCACCTGGACTTTTACTTCGAAGGCGCCGTGGCGGGCGGCATCCCCATCATCAGGCCGCTCATCTCGAGCCTTTCCGGCAACCGGATCGACCGTATTGAAGGTATCGTCAATGGCACGACGAACTATATCCTCACCCGCATGGCCCTGGAGAAGCGCGAGTTCGCGAAGGTTCTGGCGGACGCGCAGAAGCTTGGATACGCCGAAGCGGACCCCACTTCGGACGTGGACGGCTGGGACGCGGCCTATAAGATGTGTATCCTCGCCGCCATCGCGATGCAGGCGGACGTGGACGTTGAAGCGGTGCACCCCGAAGGCATCTCCCGGATCACGGAGCGCGATTTCGATTACGCCGGCGAACTGGGTTACAGCATCAAGCTGCTGGCTTTGGCCAAGCGGAGCAACGACCGCCTGGAGATACGGGTCAGCCCGACCCTGCTGCCCGAGAGCCACCCGCTGGCCCATGTGGACGACGTGTTCAACGCGATCCTTGTGAACGGGAGCAGTGTCGGCAATGTCATGTTCTACGGCCGCGGCGCCGGCTCCATGCCCACCGGCAGTTCCGTGGTGGGCGACATCGTGGAGGTGGCGCGCAACATCTGCGCCGGTTCCAGCGCCAGCGCGCCCAAATTGTGCTTCGCACCCACGGCCGTTGTCCCCGTGGCCGAAACGGTGTCCCGTTATTACCTGCGTCTCCAGGTGGGTGACCGCCCCCGCTGCCTCAGCAATATCGCCGGAGCACTGGGAGATCACGACGTCAGCATCGGCCGCGTATCACAGCACGAAATGGCCGATGGCCTGGCCGAACTGGTGCTCATCACGCATCCCTGCCCGGACGCGGACCTCCGCAGGTCGCTCTGGGCCATCGAGGCCGCCGACCCCGACAACGCCGTGAAGAGCGTGATCCGCGTGGAGGGCTGA
- a CDS encoding dienelactone hydrolase family protein, which translates to MHFALPAIAILALTATAACAAPTTLHFPSGAKVLTVMRWAADGPGRHPVVILLYGSAGPDLILSDPQYRRYPEMLSRAGFTVFMPYYFDRTGTKPHQDYSPEQFAIWVQTVRDTVKWTAARNDVQPNRIALAGLSLGAFLGLAVGTEEPRLAALAECYGGMPDAYRDRVKTMPPTLILHGQKDVLVGVEEAHKLERLFSERKVAFETHIYPEQNHGFMDGDGEDSARRMIAFFRERMKLHPPD; encoded by the coding sequence TTGCACTTTGCACTCCCGGCAATCGCCATCCTCGCGCTGACCGCCACGGCCGCCTGCGCCGCGCCAACAACCCTCCACTTTCCCAGCGGGGCCAAGGTCCTCACCGTGATGCGTTGGGCTGCGGACGGACCGGGCCGGCATCCGGTGGTGATCCTGCTCTATGGAAGCGCCGGACCGGACCTGATCCTCAGCGACCCTCAATACCGACGTTACCCCGAGATGCTGTCTCGGGCCGGCTTCACGGTGTTCATGCCGTACTATTTCGACCGGACCGGCACGAAACCGCACCAGGATTACTCGCCCGAGCAGTTCGCGATTTGGGTTCAGACCGTTCGCGACACCGTGAAGTGGACCGCGGCGCGGAATGATGTCCAGCCGAATCGCATCGCGTTGGCCGGCCTCTCGCTAGGCGCCTTTCTGGGGCTGGCGGTCGGAACCGAGGAACCCCGCCTGGCCGCGCTGGCCGAATGCTACGGCGGCATGCCCGATGCCTATCGGGACCGCGTGAAGACAATGCCACCGACGCTTATCCTTCACGGGCAGAAAGACGTGCTGGTTGGTGTGGAGGAGGCGCACAAACTGGAGCGTCTCTTCTCGGAGCGGAAGGTGGCCTTCGAGACCCACATCTATCCGGAACAGAATCACGGTTTCATGGACGGCGATGGCGAGGACTCCGCGCGGCGCATGATCGCGTTCTTCCGGGAACGGATGAAGCTCCACCCGCCCGATTGA
- a CDS encoding sigma-70 family RNA polymerase sigma factor: MAADRKKEDKEFGPAEIEALILKGRDKGNLTFDELNEAIAGYSLDPDQIEDILQTLSDESIPVLRRVLPGKAPEDDASDDARAAESAIAALDKVPVDDPVRMWLKEAAKGRLLTHAEEIDLARHIEAGDPEAKARLVESNLRLVISVAKKYIGRGLSLSDLIQEGNVGLIRAAEKYDHRKGHRFSTYATWWIRQAITRGLADQARTIRVPVHMVETLNRIAKATATLSQHLGREPSLEELGQMVSLSPERVGEIMKMAPEPLSLETPIGEEEETQLADMVEDTTRESPIEAAEGVLLREQIQRELNGLSERERAVLRLRFGFDDGYPRTLEEVGRVLKLTRERIRQIENKALKKLRHPSRRRRLSGYIEV; this comes from the coding sequence GTGGCAGCCGACCGGAAAAAGGAAGACAAGGAATTCGGACCCGCGGAAATCGAGGCCCTGATACTAAAGGGCCGCGATAAAGGCAATCTCACGTTCGATGAACTGAACGAGGCGATTGCCGGCTATTCGCTCGATCCGGACCAGATTGAGGACATTCTTCAGACTCTCTCCGACGAGAGTATCCCGGTTCTGCGCCGCGTCCTTCCCGGCAAGGCCCCCGAAGACGACGCCAGCGACGACGCGCGCGCCGCGGAATCGGCGATCGCCGCGCTGGATAAGGTCCCCGTGGATGATCCGGTGCGTATGTGGCTGAAGGAAGCCGCCAAAGGCCGTCTCTTGACCCACGCGGAAGAGATCGACCTGGCCCGCCACATCGAAGCGGGCGATCCCGAAGCCAAGGCCCGTCTGGTGGAGTCCAACCTTCGCCTCGTCATCAGTGTCGCCAAGAAATACATCGGGCGCGGGCTGAGCCTCAGCGACCTCATCCAGGAAGGCAACGTTGGCCTCATCCGGGCGGCCGAGAAATACGACCACCGAAAGGGGCACCGCTTTAGCACGTATGCCACGTGGTGGATCCGGCAGGCGATCACGCGCGGCCTGGCCGATCAGGCGCGCACCATCCGCGTGCCCGTCCACATGGTGGAAACCCTGAACCGGATCGCCAAGGCCACCGCAACGCTCAGCCAGCACCTGGGACGCGAGCCCAGCCTGGAAGAGCTGGGGCAGATGGTCAGCCTTTCACCGGAGCGCGTTGGCGAAATCATGAAGATGGCGCCGGAGCCGTTGAGCCTCGAAACGCCGATCGGCGAGGAAGAGGAGACGCAGTTGGCGGATATGGTGGAGGATACCACCCGCGAATCGCCCATTGAGGCGGCCGAGGGAGTCCTCCTCCGCGAACAGATCCAGCGTGAACTCAACGGTCTTTCCGAACGCGAACGCGCCGTGCTGCGCCTGCGCTTCGGCTTCGACGACGGCTACCCCCGCACACTTGAGGAAGTGGGACGCGTGCTCAAACTGACGCGGGAGCGCATCCGGCAGATAGAGAACAAGGCGCTGAAAAAGCTGCGGCACCCCAGCCGGCGTCGCCGGCTGTCCGGCTACATCGAAGTATAG
- a CDS encoding glycerophosphodiester phosphodiesterase codes for MQRIIIASAMIYAGAAFAAPQRATTKMYKPYICAHRGASSAAPENTLAAFKLAVELGAEAVELDTSLTSDGVPVVCHDGTVDRTTNGKGAIESMTYARIRKLDAGSWKDARFKGEHMPALEDVFRMKNRPYINIEIKAVVKDVNKLADTVVAMIERYGLEKSVIVSSFNGPALERVHLKNPAIATGFLYSGKTPDTLPNGITALHPMYPTVTRDFMAFAKGKGLEVNVWTVDDPAEMRRLIALGVDSIITNVPAVMKDVLSGQARPAADALP; via the coding sequence ATGCAGAGGATAATCATCGCATCGGCCATGATCTACGCCGGCGCGGCCTTCGCGGCCCCGCAGCGTGCAACCACCAAAATGTACAAACCATACATCTGCGCCCACAGGGGCGCCTCCTCCGCCGCTCCGGAAAACACGCTCGCGGCGTTCAAGCTTGCCGTGGAACTCGGCGCCGAGGCTGTCGAACTGGACACCTCGCTGACCTCGGACGGCGTCCCCGTCGTGTGTCACGACGGGACGGTGGACCGGACCACCAACGGCAAGGGCGCGATAGAATCGATGACGTATGCCCGGATCAGGAAACTGGACGCCGGTTCATGGAAGGACGCCAGGTTCAAAGGCGAACATATGCCGGCTCTGGAGGATGTGTTCCGGATGAAGAACCGGCCGTACATCAACATCGAGATCAAGGCCGTCGTAAAGGATGTCAACAAGCTGGCGGACACTGTTGTAGCGATGATCGAGCGGTACGGCCTGGAAAAGAGCGTCATCGTCTCGTCGTTCAACGGGCCCGCGCTGGAGCGTGTGCATCTGAAGAACCCGGCGATCGCTACGGGATTTCTGTACAGTGGTAAAACCCCGGATACGCTCCCGAATGGCATCACGGCGCTTCACCCGATGTATCCCACGGTGACACGCGATTTCATGGCCTTCGCGAAGGGCAAGGGACTTGAAGTAAACGTCTGGACGGTGGACGACCCGGCGGAGATGCGCCGGTTGATCGCGCTTGGCGTGGACAGCATCATCACCAACGTTCCGGCTGTGATGAAAGACGTGCTGTCGGGCCAGGCCAGGCCGGCGGCAGATGCTCTGCCATAA
- the gmk gene encoding guanylate kinase: MPITHFLPPYTRRGVPFVLSGPSGVGKDAVLEAVARLDTPPGTKVHRAVTATTRPPRPGEIDGVDYHFWTHAQFRQHIFDDEMLEWAEVYGNLYGIPRAFVEVELTEGRSVVMKIDVQGAASVRRALPDAVLIFLVPPSMPELQARLNGRLTDSQDAIDRRLATALHEMQALPDYDYVVINDSLDEAAAEVRAIFQAEQMRVRNLRISPP; the protein is encoded by the coding sequence TTGCCGATAACCCATTTTCTACCGCCATATACCCGTCGCGGGGTCCCGTTCGTCCTTTCGGGTCCGTCCGGCGTCGGCAAAGACGCCGTGCTTGAGGCGGTCGCGCGGCTCGATACCCCCCCGGGCACTAAGGTTCACCGCGCCGTAACGGCCACCACCCGCCCGCCCCGCCCGGGTGAAATCGATGGCGTGGACTACCATTTCTGGACGCACGCTCAATTCCGCCAGCACATCTTCGACGACGAAATGCTGGAGTGGGCCGAGGTCTACGGAAACCTGTACGGAATACCGCGGGCTTTCGTCGAGGTAGAGCTTACGGAGGGGCGCTCGGTGGTCATGAAGATTGATGTTCAGGGGGCAGCCTCCGTGCGGCGGGCGCTTCCGGATGCCGTTCTGATCTTTCTGGTCCCGCCAAGCATGCCGGAACTGCAGGCCAGATTGAACGGGCGCCTCACCGATTCCCAGGATGCCATTGACCGCCGCCTTGCCACCGCGCTGCACGAGATGCAGGCGCTACCGGATTACGACTACGTTGTGATCAACGATTCACTGGATGAAGCCGCGGCGGAAGTGCGCGCTATTTTCCAGGCGGAGCAGATGCGCGTGCGCAACCTTCGTATCTCCCCACCATGA
- a CDS encoding prepilin-type N-terminal cleavage/methylation domain-containing protein, with the protein MLRKGFTLIELLVVIAIIAILAAILFPVFARARERAQRATCISNLNQLGKALIMYGDDNDGRFPYAGDYIDVMPGGSLSNLTPKVPFLQNQSPAIAGVNWRQTVGPIGQYLKSADVWKCPSDKGLRNMTPPGNHSVFALANSSYTWHVRVSFRGSPYKYKPYDMASLKLPSRVFLLSDQVPDPLSTFAEGPGVTPPQVAGTWHGWDGKNWTSRRLNTVFADSHVASVSGKDWYQPPEIPATSYWYGWGLYADYFATGNLNG; encoded by the coding sequence ATGCTCCGCAAGGGATTCACACTTATCGAGCTGCTGGTCGTCATCGCGATTATCGCGATCCTAGCCGCCATCCTCTTCCCGGTTTTCGCCCGGGCAAGGGAACGCGCCCAGCGTGCAACGTGCATTTCCAACCTCAACCAACTCGGCAAGGCTCTGATTATGTATGGCGACGACAATGACGGGCGTTTCCCCTATGCCGGGGACTACATCGACGTCATGCCGGGCGGAAGCCTGAGCAACCTTACCCCCAAAGTGCCATTCCTGCAGAATCAAAGCCCAGCCATCGCGGGGGTCAATTGGCGGCAGACCGTCGGCCCGATCGGACAGTACCTGAAGAGCGCAGACGTGTGGAAATGCCCCAGCGACAAAGGCCTGCGCAATATGACACCGCCCGGGAACCACAGCGTTTTCGCGCTCGCCAATTCCAGCTACACGTGGCACGTCCGGGTATCGTTCCGAGGCAGCCCTTATAAGTACAAACCCTACGATATGGCCAGCCTCAAACTGCCCAGCCGCGTGTTTCTGCTGAGCGACCAGGTTCCCGATCCCCTTTCAACGTTCGCGGAAGGCCCCGGCGTAACCCCCCCGCAGGTCGCTGGAACGTGGCACGGGTGGGATGGCAAGAACTGGACAAGCCGCCGCCTCAACACCGTCTTCGCGGACAGCCACGTGGCCTCTGTGAGCGGCAAGGACTGGTACCAGCCGCCCGAAATACCCGCAACATCGTATTGGTACGGGTGGGGTCTGTACGCAGACTACTTCGCCACCGGCAACCTCAACGGTTGA
- a CDS encoding biotin/lipoyl-containing protein: MAEDTAKPNVEKIRALIALMEKRNLSRLVLTEDGVTVRLETAPRTVAAAPAPVLTAEHDTGEFAPPVVPASPPLPPEPEGTPLLSPTTGTFYRAPAPGEPPFVDVGDIVEVGQTVGIIMAMKVMSELPAEIAGEVVAIPAADAELVHAGTVLVVIRPL; the protein is encoded by the coding sequence ATGGCGGAAGATACGGCCAAGCCGAATGTAGAGAAGATACGCGCGCTCATCGCGCTGATGGAGAAGCGGAACCTGTCGCGTCTCGTCCTCACCGAGGATGGGGTTACCGTGCGGCTCGAAACGGCGCCGCGTACCGTGGCCGCCGCGCCGGCCCCCGTTCTCACAGCCGAGCACGACACGGGAGAATTCGCCCCGCCTGTCGTTCCCGCTTCGCCTCCGCTCCCCCCCGAACCGGAAGGCACGCCGCTGCTTTCTCCCACTACCGGAACGTTCTACCGCGCCCCCGCGCCCGGAGAGCCCCCGTTTGTGGACGTTGGGGACATTGTGGAGGTTGGACAGACTGTGGGCATCATCATGGCGATGAAGGTGATGTCCGAACTGCCGGCCGAAATAGCCGGCGAAGTCGTCGCTATCCCCGCGGCGGACGCCGAGCTCGTGCACGCCGGCACCGTCCTGGTGGTTATTAGACCGTTGTGA
- a CDS encoding rhomboid family intramembrane serine protease: MFLTTGAVLTAQAMMPYDWGSLWLLAPSHVSIGSALTYAFFHADVLHWAVNMAFLLLIGPRLERGVGTPALLAYFVLGSAVAGLLHVSMVYLFMPAEASQPLLGSSGGISALLGVYTVRYYNVRLSRLAVPVSWVLCGWLASEVLLGWLEIAAGRGAVAHWAHIGGFLAGMSLAVMTGMYRAGRREDAVTQKSLDQKARRLAEYLRDHPDDATSRGDYAGVLLQLGETEKAARTYARTMEIHLEHGRNREAADAYLAMRAAALEAPRPAFEMRAAHVLEETGHAIVALAVYDRLAADEGPEAESAALRAAVLCERLDRNDDARSRYQAFVLMFPDSQFAPQARRSVQRLVSGGGREGEASPH, translated from the coding sequence TTGTTTCTCACCACCGGCGCCGTCCTGACGGCCCAGGCGATGATGCCCTACGATTGGGGATCGCTCTGGCTGCTCGCCCCCAGTCACGTTTCCATCGGAAGCGCACTCACGTACGCCTTTTTCCACGCGGACGTGCTGCATTGGGCCGTCAACATGGCGTTTCTCCTCCTGATCGGCCCGCGGTTGGAGCGTGGAGTGGGGACCCCGGCGCTTCTGGCGTATTTCGTGCTTGGATCGGCGGTCGCCGGGTTACTGCACGTTTCGATGGTGTACCTCTTCATGCCGGCCGAAGCGTCACAACCCCTCCTCGGCTCCAGCGGTGGCATCTCGGCGCTTCTCGGTGTTTACACCGTGCGGTACTACAACGTCCGATTGTCCAGGCTCGCCGTTCCGGTCAGTTGGGTCTTGTGCGGCTGGCTTGCCAGCGAAGTGCTTCTGGGCTGGCTGGAGATCGCCGCCGGGCGCGGCGCTGTGGCCCATTGGGCGCATATCGGAGGCTTTCTGGCGGGGATGAGCCTTGCGGTGATGACCGGAATGTACAGGGCCGGCAGACGCGAGGACGCCGTAACCCAGAAATCGCTGGACCAGAAGGCCCGGCGCCTCGCCGAATACCTGCGGGATCACCCGGATGACGCGACATCTCGCGGCGATTACGCCGGGGTGCTTTTGCAGCTTGGCGAAACGGAAAAGGCGGCGCGAACCTACGCGCGGACGATGGAAATCCACCTCGAGCATGGGCGCAATCGGGAGGCGGCCGACGCATATCTGGCGATGCGCGCCGCCGCGCTTGAAGCGCCCAGGCCGGCGTTCGAGATGCGCGCCGCGCACGTGTTGGAGGAGACGGGTCACGCCATCGTCGCCCTGGCGGTTTACGACCGCCTCGCGGCGGACGAGGGGCCGGAGGCGGAAAGCGCCGCCCTGCGCGCCGCAGTGCTGTGCGAGCGCCTTGACAGGAACGACGACGCCCGCAGCCGGTACCAGGCGTTCGTGCTCATGTTTCCCGACAGCCAGTTCGCCCCTCAAGCGCGGCGCAGCGTCCAGAGATTGGTGAGCGGGGGCGGACGGGAAGGCGAAGCGAGCCCGCATTGA
- a CDS encoding NAD-dependent epimerase/dehydratase family protein encodes MPTPAGNPDPNVKPPRIAITGLAGFVGGHLAAALRDAGIAVCGTVLNEAERDRAVALSTPDVAIADLMDPTALRKGFEGATHIVHLAAISSGAAGAEAWQANVDGTRNVLRAAEGRRVLLASTGYVYGRTSPERPAVESDPLDPIGDYAASKAAMERMANTEFADADVVIARSFNHTGPGQGPGFVAPAFAQQIAEIEAGKREPVLRVGNLDALREMMDVRDVVRAYMALALLPPEAGRVFNVSSGWPCTVRRILDLLLGFSTAEIRVETDPERLRPSDNPCSTGDSSRLRAATGWRPGIPLERTLEDTLNWWRARA; translated from the coding sequence TTGCCTACGCCCGCGGGTAACCCCGATCCAAACGTGAAACCCCCTCGCATCGCTATCACGGGCCTCGCCGGCTTCGTCGGCGGGCACCTGGCCGCCGCGTTACGCGACGCCGGGATAGCGGTTTGCGGAACGGTGTTGAATGAGGCCGAGCGCGACCGTGCCGTCGCGCTTTCCACGCCCGACGTCGCGATCGCCGATCTGATGGACCCCACAGCCCTTCGCAAGGGCTTTGAAGGCGCGACCCACATCGTGCACCTCGCCGCCATTTCCTCGGGGGCGGCCGGGGCCGAAGCATGGCAGGCTAACGTGGACGGCACCCGCAATGTTTTGCGGGCCGCCGAAGGCCGGAGGGTCCTGCTCGCCAGCACCGGCTATGTATACGGGCGCACCTCGCCGGAACGCCCCGCCGTCGAGTCGGATCCGCTGGACCCCATCGGTGACTACGCGGCCAGCAAGGCCGCGATGGAACGCATGGCCAACACGGAATTCGCCGACGCCGACGTAGTCATCGCGCGCTCGTTCAACCACACCGGTCCCGGCCAGGGGCCGGGATTTGTGGCGCCCGCCTTCGCGCAGCAGATCGCGGAGATCGAGGCCGGGAAGCGCGAGCCGGTCCTCCGCGTCGGCAACCTGGACGCACTGCGCGAAATGATGGACGTGCGCGATGTCGTCCGGGCGTATATGGCGCTCGCTCTCCTGCCGCCGGAGGCGGGACGCGTGTTCAATGTTTCCAGCGGCTGGCCATGCACCGTCAGGCGGATTCTGGACCTGCTTCTGGGCTTCTCCACCGCGGAAATCCGCGTTGAAACCGATCCGGAGCGCCTGCGCCCTTCGGACAACCCTTGCAGCACCGGCGATTCCTCCAGGCTTCGCGCCGCCACAGGGTGGCGGCCCGGCATACCCTTGGAACGGACGCTCGAAGACACGCTCAACTGGTGGCGCGCCCGCGCTTGA
- a CDS encoding type II toxin-antitoxin system RelE/ParE family toxin, which yields MARRIEWTDVALGDVDEAAAFIARDSPRFAAALVSAVFFAVERLSLFPGSGRIVPEVELNDIREIVVQRYRLIYQVSPQRICILAFVHGARDLESIWPQREPPQPEE from the coding sequence ATGGCTAGACGCATAGAGTGGACGGATGTTGCGCTCGGCGACGTGGATGAAGCGGCGGCGTTCATAGCGCGTGACTCTCCACGGTTCGCTGCCGCCCTCGTTTCGGCAGTCTTTTTCGCCGTAGAGCGGCTGAGCCTATTCCCAGGGAGCGGGCGGATCGTCCCGGAAGTTGAGCTGAACGACATCCGTGAAATCGTTGTCCAACGCTACCGGCTAATCTATCAGGTCTCTCCGCAGCGCATCTGTATACTCGCCTTCGTCCACGGCGCACGGGACCTGGAATCAATATGGCCGCAGAGAGAACCCCCTCAACCTGAGGAGTGA
- the add gene encoding adenosine deaminase has protein sequence MGDTGEEDRSRQALRRPPETQPPALESFIAALPKAELHLHLEGTVSPETWLRLLKRREPGASLTVSDLRDRMRFRDLPAFFDAWMSLILALREPEDFRLIALECGRQLARQNVLYAELHTSVAGAAQAGRLNPDEVIPAIAEGLDEARREGGPEWRMIVDIIRDLAAAGDAGIGLDIALRHRHNGVVAVGLGGSEQLYDAGTAGEAFSTALDAGLHATAHAGEGAGPESIWAALGIGAQRIGHAARAVEDPVLVEHLAANRIHLEMCPSSNVCTGAVGSMGEHPLARFLRAGMAISLNTDDPAFFGADLNTEYARVAAAFDLTRLELVRLARNSFEGAFLPAADRARYLSALDADL, from the coding sequence GTGGGAGACACAGGAGAGGAGGATCGAAGCAGGCAGGCACTTCGGCGCCCCCCCGAGACCCAGCCCCCGGCCCTGGAATCGTTCATTGCCGCCCTCCCCAAAGCGGAACTCCACCTCCATCTCGAAGGTACGGTTTCGCCCGAAACCTGGCTCCGCCTGCTGAAACGCCGTGAACCCGGCGCTTCGCTCACCGTGTCCGATCTACGCGACCGTATGCGCTTTCGGGATCTGCCGGCGTTTTTCGACGCCTGGATGTCGTTGATCCTCGCGCTCAGGGAACCCGAGGATTTCCGGCTCATCGCCTTGGAATGCGGCCGCCAGCTTGCGCGCCAGAACGTTCTCTACGCGGAACTCCATACCTCTGTCGCGGGCGCGGCGCAGGCCGGTCGCTTAAACCCGGACGAGGTGATCCCGGCGATTGCCGAAGGGCTGGACGAAGCGCGCCGCGAGGGTGGCCCCGAGTGGCGCATGATCGTTGACATCATACGCGACCTCGCCGCCGCCGGCGATGCCGGCATCGGCCTGGATATCGCGCTCCGCCACCGCCACAACGGCGTGGTGGCGGTCGGATTGGGCGGCTCCGAGCAACTGTACGACGCCGGAACCGCCGGAGAAGCATTTTCGACGGCGCTCGACGCCGGACTCCACGCAACCGCGCATGCCGGCGAAGGCGCCGGCCCCGAAAGCATCTGGGCGGCGCTCGGAATAGGCGCACAGAGGATAGGACACGCCGCCCGCGCCGTTGAGGATCCCGTCCTTGTGGAGCACCTCGCCGCCAACCGTATCCATCTCGAAATGTGCCCCTCAAGCAACGTCTGCACGGGCGCGGTGGGTTCGATGGGCGAGCACCCGTTGGCTCGCTTTCTGAGGGCAGGCATGGCGATCAGCCTGAACACGGATGACCCCGCCTTTTTCGGCGCGGATCTGAACACGGAATACGCCCGCGTGGCGGCCGCTTTCGATCTCACGCGCCTCGAACTGGTCAGGCTGGCACGCAACAGTTTCGAGGGCGCGTTTCTACCCGCGGCGGACAGGGCCCGCTACCTCAGCGCCCTGGATGCCGATTTGTAA